From the genome of Brevinematales bacterium:
TAAGAAGAAACAGGATTAGGAGACTAATAAGGGAGAATTACAGGTTGTATGAGGATTTTATAAAGCAGGGCTATGATTGTGTGTTTGTTGCGAGAGTTTCGGATGATGTTCCTGGCTTTATTGAAATCAAAAAAGAAATGAAGTTT
Proteins encoded in this window:
- a CDS encoding ribonuclease P protein component, whose protein sequence is RRNRIRRLIRENYRLYEDFIKQGYDCVFVARVSDDVPGFIEIKKEMKFLFKKLNIFDREKWDCLKGV